AAAATTCTATATTTACGTAATCGATTACGTTACATGGCCCGAACCACTATCCATGATATAGCCAAAGAGCTGCATACTACGGCAGCCACGGTTTCGCGCGCCTTAAATGACCACCCCTCCATTAGCGCCGCCACCAAGGAGACGGTGAAAGCCACCGCCCTGCGCCTGAACTACCAGCACAACCGGGCCGCCTCTTCGCTGCGCTCCGGCAAAACCTATGTGATTGGGGTGTTGATTCCCAGCGCCGAGGTCAGCTTTTTCGGGTCGGTGATACACGGCATTGAGAAGATTGCCAAAAGCCAGGGGTATAACGTGCTCCTGTTCCAGACCAATGAGCAGTATGAAGACGAGGTACAGGGGGTGCAGACCCTGCTGCAGTCTAACGTAGACGGTATCATTGCCTCCATCTCCAAAGAGACTATTCAGTATGACCATTTTCTGGAGGTAAAGCGGCGCGATATCCCCTTGATCTTGTTTGACCGCTCCCTTGAGGGTTTGGACGTACCGAGTGTGATGATCAATGACTACAAGGGGGCCTTCATGGCCACCGAGCATTTGATTGAACAGGGGTTTACCCGCATTGCCCATATCTCGGGGCCGCAGCACATCAGTATTTTTCATGAGCGCCTGAAAGGCTACGTAGACGCCCTGGCCGCGCACGGCATGAAAATAGACGGCGACCTGATCATGTACGGCAAGGTGACCATAGACTCGGGCCGCACCTGCGCCGAGCAGTTGCTGCAGTTGCCCTCGCCGCCAGATGCTATTTTCGCCGCCGAGGACTTTACTGCCCTGGGGGCTTTGCAGGCTATTAAGGAAAGCAAGTGGCCCAAACCCGGCCAGATAGGGCTGGTGGGCTTCGCGAACGAGGCTTTTAGCGCCTACATCACGCCCAGCCTCACCACCATTGACCAGCAGACGGCCTTAATGGGCGAGGAGGCCGCCAAAATTTTCATGGACCTGAGCCAGAAAGGCAAGAAACCCGATCTTCCGCCCCAGAAGATAGTACTGGAGCCGCTTCTGGTCCAGCGGGAATCTTCTATAAAGAGGAAACCAAAAAAGAAGAGTATACCCTAAGTTTTTTATCTTTCACGGTCATTACCATCACCTACTTACCCTCAACCTTTTTTTAGAACTTAAACTAACAAACCAACTCGTCACACCTTTACATTTTTATGGGACTAACTTATCTTGATTACATCATTTTCCTGGCCTATTTCTTTATAGTGTCGGGGTACGGGTACTGGATCTACCGGCAGAAGAAAGCCGACCACATGGACTCCAAGGAGTACTTCCTGGCCGAGGGCTCCCTTACTTGGTGGGCCATTGGCGCCTCTTTGATCGCCTCTAACATTTCTGCCGAGCAGTTCATTGGTATGTCCGGTTCGGGGTTTGCCATGGGTCTGGCTATCTCCACGTATGAGTGGATGGCCGCCGCCACCCTTATTGTGGTAGCCGTGTTCTTCATTCCTATCTACCTGAAGAACAAGATCTACACCATGCCCCAGTTCCTGTCGCACCGCTACAATGACTCAGTGGCCACCATCATGGCGGTGTTCTGGCTGTTGGTGTACGTATTCGTGAACCTTTCCTCTATCCTGTATCTGGGGGCATTGGCCATTCAGACCATCTCGGGAATTGACTTCTATTATTGTATGTACGGTTGCGCCATCTTCGCTATTTTCATTACCCTGGGCGGGATGAAGGTGATTGGCTACACAGACGTAATTCAGGTATTCGTGCTGGTATTGGGTGGTTTGGCCACAACCTACCTGGCCCTGGACCTTGTGTCTGACCAAATGGGCGGTTCCGGTGCCTGGGACGGCCTGGTGTACCTGCGCCAACAGGCCGGTGACCACTTCTCCATGATTCTTTCTGAAGGCGAGATCATGATCCCGAATGGCGAAGGCGGCACCCGCGATGCCTACATGGACTTACCTGGTCTTTCTGTACTGATTGGCGGTATGTGGATTGTGAACCTGAACTACTGGGGCTGTAACCAGTACATTACCCAGCGTGCCCTGGGAGCCGACCTGAAAACCGCCCGTAGCGGTCTCTTGTTTGCCGCTTTCTTAAAGCTGATGATGCCTATCATTGTGGTATTACCCGGCATTGCCGCGTATGTGTTGCACAAGAACGGAATGTTCCAGGCTGAAATGGCCAACGAACTGGGTCATGTGA
This Rufibacter radiotolerans DNA region includes the following protein-coding sequences:
- a CDS encoding LacI family DNA-binding transcriptional regulator; this encodes MARTTIHDIAKELHTTAATVSRALNDHPSISAATKETVKATALRLNYQHNRAASSLRSGKTYVIGVLIPSAEVSFFGSVIHGIEKIAKSQGYNVLLFQTNEQYEDEVQGVQTLLQSNVDGIIASISKETIQYDHFLEVKRRDIPLILFDRSLEGLDVPSVMINDYKGAFMATEHLIEQGFTRIAHISGPQHISIFHERLKGYVDALAAHGMKIDGDLIMYGKVTIDSGRTCAEQLLQLPSPPDAIFAAEDFTALGALQAIKESKWPKPGQIGLVGFANEAFSAYITPSLTTIDQQTALMGEEAAKIFMDLSQKGKKPDLPPQKIVLEPLLVQRESSIKRKPKKKSIP
- a CDS encoding sodium/sugar symporter, with product MGLTYLDYIIFLAYFFIVSGYGYWIYRQKKADHMDSKEYFLAEGSLTWWAIGASLIASNISAEQFIGMSGSGFAMGLAISTYEWMAAATLIVVAVFFIPIYLKNKIYTMPQFLSHRYNDSVATIMAVFWLLVYVFVNLSSILYLGALAIQTISGIDFYYCMYGCAIFAIFITLGGMKVIGYTDVIQVFVLVLGGLATTYLALDLVSDQMGGSGAWDGLVYLRQQAGDHFSMILSEGEIMIPNGEGGTRDAYMDLPGLSVLIGGMWIVNLNYWGCNQYITQRALGADLKTARSGLLFAAFLKLMMPIIVVLPGIAAYVLHKNGMFQAEMANELGHVKPDHAYPVLLNLLPTGLKGLSFAALTAAIVASLAGKANSISTIFTLDIYRKFFNKNASERRLVGFGKITVVVAFIIAVLVAPVLRNLDQAFQYIQEYTGFISPGVFAIFILGFFWKRTTSPAALVAAVITIPLSTFLKFAFPEIPFLDRMGIVFVVCILLMVIITLLDPKSKNNPKGLEIDSSMFKTTTGFAIGSIIICGILAALYIIFW